Proteins encoded by one window of Chanos chanos chromosome 7, fChaCha1.1, whole genome shotgun sequence:
- the LOC115816506 gene encoding ependymin-like, producing the protein SLLLCLAAGCFAQTPQPCTAPPLLMGGFTTSSQNGEVMSTGKYTYDALGQKIRLFQFGQYKNHPFNQDLLLMFNQGVMYKINWLNFTCTSVPMKTDFPPLQIPQTASFLNQVVMGTSSILGQGLLVSNWVGEEPAGQAKYMSTVTEIGCIPVSMMYHTPKTGWIATSFFNNIVGIDDPGKLLPPPFCRFAKREETEPVNFFTLFA; encoded by the exons tctcttctgctgtGTTTGGCAGCCGGCTGCTTCGCCCAGACGCCTCAACCATGca CTGCACCACCTCTGCTAATGGGAGGATTTACCACG TCTAGTCAAAATGGAGAGGTGATGTCTACTGGTAAATACACGTATGATGCGCTGGGACAAAAGATCCGTTTGTTTCAGTTTGGGCAGTACAAGAACCATCCATTCAATCAGGACcttcttttaatgtttaatcag GGCGTCATGTACAAAATCAACTGGCTGAATTTCACATGCACATCAGTGCCCATGAAAACAGACTTCCCTCCTCTCCAAATTCCCCAAACCGCCTCCTTCTTGAATCAGGTGGTCATGGGCACCTCCTCCATTCTAGGCCAAGGTCTGCTGGTCAGTAACTGGGTGGGAGAGGAACCTGCTGGACAAG CAAAGTACATGTCTACCGTCACTGAGATCGGCTGTATACCAGTCAGCATGATGTACCACACCCCTAAAACTGGCTGGATCGCCAccag TTTCTTCAACAACATCGTGGGCATTGACGACCCTGGTAaactcctcccccctcccttctgCCGTTTCGCCAAAAGGGAGGAAACAGAACCTGTCAACTTCTTCACCCTCTTCGCCTGA
- the LOC115816507 gene encoding ependymin-like, with protein SLLLCLAAGCFAQTPQPCTAPPLLMGGFTTSSQNGEVMSTGKYTYDALGQKIRLFQFGQYKNHPFNLDLLLMFNQGVMYKINWLNFTCTSVPMKTDFPPLQIPQTASFLNQVVMGTSSILGQGLLVSNWVGEEPAGQAKYMSTVTEIGCIPVSMMYHTPKTGWIATSFFNNIVGIDDPGKLLPPPFCRFAKKEETEPVNFFTLFA; from the exons tctcttctgctgtGTTTGGCAGCCGGCTGCTTCGCCCAGACGCCTCAACCATGca CTGCACCACCTCTGCTAATGGGAGGATTTACCACG TCTAGTCAAAATGGAGAGGTGATGTCAACTGGTAAATACACGTATGATGCACTGGGACAAAAGATCCGTTTGTTTCAGTTTGGGCAGTACAAGAATCATCCATTCAATCTGGACcttcttttaatgtttaatcag GGCGTCATGTACAAAATCAACTGGCTGAATTTCACATGCACATCAGTGCCCATGAAAACAGACTTCCCTCCTCTCCAAATTCCCCAAACCGCCTCCTTCTTGAATCAGGTGGTCATGGGCACTTCCTCCATTCTAGGCCAAGGTCTGCTGGTCAGTAACTGGGTGGGAGAGGAACCTGCTGGACAAG CAAAGTACATGTCTACCGTCACTGAGATCGGCTGTATACCAGTCAGCATGATGTACCACACCCCTAAAACTGGCTGGATCGCCAccag TTTCTTCAACAACATCGTGGGCATTGACGACCCTGGTAaactcctcccccctcccttctgCCGTTTTGCCAAAAAGGAGGAAACAGAACCTGTCAACTTCTTCACCCTCTTCGCCTGA